Proteins co-encoded in one Micropterus dolomieu isolate WLL.071019.BEF.003 ecotype Adirondacks linkage group LG19, ASM2129224v1, whole genome shotgun sequence genomic window:
- the jakmip1 gene encoding janus kinase and microtubule-interacting protein 1 isoform X1: MSSTTPPAAPPFKKGRKPEKAELMADAVQATNEELRSKLMDIQMEMQQERGKVCKLRERLQEQRQARELEQHKHAVALTDLRAKFHEEKLRDIAAVREGLARQHEVELARAIKIRDTEVQRLQGLVNALRDGAADKLKNALLGEAREEARRAFDGERLKLQQEIQEQKTARKQAEEALGNALQADKAKAADLRTAYQQHQDEVHRIKRDCERDIRRVMDELKAKDRVVCALERELGLQAGYAQKLQLQKDALDEQLGQVREAERYNHGSPKREVVPGLGDNSDLLNNQEVEERDMRRFQLKIAELHSVIRKLEDRNALLADERNELVRNTHAELKRVREAESQMKPVFEKNKRLSKKNDDLLQTLQRMEEKLKSLSRENAEMKEKASTSRPPPQQQSIQPPLRRPSSLTDLSHAHEEQEVEFLRMQVSEQRGIIDELTQERDRLVMNKKNRRKPLKMRTRHVVETYFGFDEESIDSETSSLTSFNTDLTDRTPATPEEDLEESVSREESELRFRQLTREYQALQRAYALLQEQTGGSLDAEREARTREQLHAELSSCQAKIVDLEKALSERGQDSKWVEEKQYLLRTNQELHEKMSALQQAESRLQAEVQDARDQNELLEFRVLELEVRDCTNVKLSPGGDNNNLSSRHKTYIQ; this comes from the exons GTATGTAAGCTCCGTGAGCGGCTCCAGGAGCAGCGGCAGGCTCGAGAGCTTGAGCAGCACAAACACGCTGTAGCGCTCACTGACCTGCGTGCCAAATTCCACGAAGAAAAGCTACGTGACATAGCGGCCGTCCGTGAGGGGCTGGCGCGGCAGCATGAAGTCGAGCTGGCCCGGGCCATCAAGATCCGGGATACTGAGGTGCAGAGGCTCCAGGGGCTTGTAAACGCACTGAGAGATGGAGCTGCTGACAAGCTCAAAAATGCTCTTCTCGGAGAGGCTCGGGAGGAGGCCAGGAGAGCTTTTGATGGGGAGAGGCTAAAGCTACAGCAAGAG ATCCAGGAGCAGAAAACGGCCAGGAAGCAGGCTGAGGAGGCACTTGGAAATGCTCTGCAGGCTGATAAAGCCAAAGCAGCAGATCTCCGCACAGCCTACCAACAGCACCAGGATGAGGTGCACCGCATCAAACGGGACTGTGAGAGAGACATCCGCAGAGTG ATGGATGAGTTGAAGGCGAAGGACCGGGTGGTGTGTGCCCTGGAGAGGGAGCTGGGTCTGCAGGCCGGCTACGCCCAGAAGCTTCAGCTTCAGAAGGACGCCCTGGATGAGCAGCTGGGCCAGGTACGAGAGGCTGAGAGATACAACCACGGCAGCCCCAAGAGAGAGGTGGTGCCTGGCCTGGGGGACAACTCGGACCTTCTCAACAACCAG gaggtggaggagcgtGACATGAGGAGGTTCCAGCTGAAGATCGCGGAGCTTCACTCGGTCATCAGAAAGCTGGAGGACAGAAATGCACTGCTGGCCGACGAGAGGAATGAACTAGTGAGGAACACACATGCAGAA TTGAAGCGGGTGCGAGAGGCAGAGAGCCAAATGAAGCCCGTGTTTGAGAAGAACAAGCGGCTGTCCAAGAAGAATGACGACCTCCTGCAAACGCTACAACGCATGGAAGAGAAACTGAAGAGCCTGAGCCGCGAGAACGCTGAGATG AAGGAAAAAGCCTCCACCTCTCGTCCACCCCCACAGCAACAATCCATTCAGCCCCCGTTAAGGAGGCCAAGTTCCCTGACAGACCTGAGCCACGCTCATGAGGAACAGGAAGTGGAGTTCCTCAGGATGCAGGTTTCTGAGCAACGTGGCATCATTGACGAGCTCACGCAG GAACGTGACCGGCTGGTGATGAACAAAAAGAACCGGAGGAAACCTCTCAAAATGCGCACA agGCATGTTGTGGAGACATATTTTGGATTTGATGAAGAATCGATAGACTCTGAGACGTCCTCTCTGACCTCCTTTAACACTGACCTCACTGACCGCACGCCTGCAACTCCAGAGGAGGATTTGGAAGAG AGCGTTTCCCGTGAAGAGTCAGAGCTTCGTTTCCGTCAGTTGACCAGAGAGTACCAGGCTCTCCAGCGTGCCTACGCTCTTCTCCAAGAGCAGACGGGGGGCTCTCTGGATGCTGAGAGGGAAGCCAGG ACACGTGAGCAGCTGCATGCGGAGCTCAGCAGCTGCCAGGCCAAGATCGTCGACCTGGAGAAGGCCCTGTCGGAGAGGGGGCAG GATTCAAAGTGGGTGGAGGAGAAGCAGTACTTGCTCAGGACCAACCAGGAACTTCATGAGAAG atgagTGCGTTGCAGCAGGCTGAGTCGCGGCTGCAGGCTGAGGTTCAGGACGCTCGGGATCAGAATGAGCTGTTGGAATTCCGGGTGCTGGAACTGGAAGTAAGAGACTGTACCAACGTCAAACTGTCACCAGGAGGCGACAACAACAATCTCAGTTCAAGACACAAGACCTACATACAGTGA
- the jakmip1 gene encoding janus kinase and microtubule-interacting protein 1 isoform X2 — protein MSSTTPPAAPPFKKGRKPEKAELMADAVQATNEELRSKLMDIQMEMQQERGKVCKLRERLQEQRQARELEQHKHAVALTDLRAKFHEEKLRDIAAVREGLARQHEVELARAIKIRDTEVQRLQGLVNALRDGAADKLKNALLGEAREEARRAFDGERLKLQQEIQEQKTARKQAEEALGNALQADKAKAADLRTAYQQHQDEVHRIKRDCERDIRRVMDELKAKDRVVCALERELGLQAGYAQKLQLQKDALDEQLGQVREAERYNHGSPKREVVPGLGDNSDLLNNQEVEERDMRRFQLKIAELHSVIRKLEDRNALLADERNELLKRVREAESQMKPVFEKNKRLSKKNDDLLQTLQRMEEKLKSLSRENAEMKEKASTSRPPPQQQSIQPPLRRPSSLTDLSHAHEEQEVEFLRMQVSEQRGIIDELTQERDRLVMNKKNRRKPLKMRTRHVVETYFGFDEESIDSETSSLTSFNTDLTDRTPATPEEDLEESVSREESELRFRQLTREYQALQRAYALLQEQTGGSLDAEREARTREQLHAELSSCQAKIVDLEKALSERGQDSKWVEEKQYLLRTNQELHEKMSALQQAESRLQAEVQDARDQNELLEFRVLELEVRDCTNVKLSPGGDNNNLSSRHKTYIQ, from the exons GTATGTAAGCTCCGTGAGCGGCTCCAGGAGCAGCGGCAGGCTCGAGAGCTTGAGCAGCACAAACACGCTGTAGCGCTCACTGACCTGCGTGCCAAATTCCACGAAGAAAAGCTACGTGACATAGCGGCCGTCCGTGAGGGGCTGGCGCGGCAGCATGAAGTCGAGCTGGCCCGGGCCATCAAGATCCGGGATACTGAGGTGCAGAGGCTCCAGGGGCTTGTAAACGCACTGAGAGATGGAGCTGCTGACAAGCTCAAAAATGCTCTTCTCGGAGAGGCTCGGGAGGAGGCCAGGAGAGCTTTTGATGGGGAGAGGCTAAAGCTACAGCAAGAG ATCCAGGAGCAGAAAACGGCCAGGAAGCAGGCTGAGGAGGCACTTGGAAATGCTCTGCAGGCTGATAAAGCCAAAGCAGCAGATCTCCGCACAGCCTACCAACAGCACCAGGATGAGGTGCACCGCATCAAACGGGACTGTGAGAGAGACATCCGCAGAGTG ATGGATGAGTTGAAGGCGAAGGACCGGGTGGTGTGTGCCCTGGAGAGGGAGCTGGGTCTGCAGGCCGGCTACGCCCAGAAGCTTCAGCTTCAGAAGGACGCCCTGGATGAGCAGCTGGGCCAGGTACGAGAGGCTGAGAGATACAACCACGGCAGCCCCAAGAGAGAGGTGGTGCCTGGCCTGGGGGACAACTCGGACCTTCTCAACAACCAG gaggtggaggagcgtGACATGAGGAGGTTCCAGCTGAAGATCGCGGAGCTTCACTCGGTCATCAGAAAGCTGGAGGACAGAAATGCACTGCTGGCCGACGAGAGGAATGAACTA TTGAAGCGGGTGCGAGAGGCAGAGAGCCAAATGAAGCCCGTGTTTGAGAAGAACAAGCGGCTGTCCAAGAAGAATGACGACCTCCTGCAAACGCTACAACGCATGGAAGAGAAACTGAAGAGCCTGAGCCGCGAGAACGCTGAGATG AAGGAAAAAGCCTCCACCTCTCGTCCACCCCCACAGCAACAATCCATTCAGCCCCCGTTAAGGAGGCCAAGTTCCCTGACAGACCTGAGCCACGCTCATGAGGAACAGGAAGTGGAGTTCCTCAGGATGCAGGTTTCTGAGCAACGTGGCATCATTGACGAGCTCACGCAG GAACGTGACCGGCTGGTGATGAACAAAAAGAACCGGAGGAAACCTCTCAAAATGCGCACA agGCATGTTGTGGAGACATATTTTGGATTTGATGAAGAATCGATAGACTCTGAGACGTCCTCTCTGACCTCCTTTAACACTGACCTCACTGACCGCACGCCTGCAACTCCAGAGGAGGATTTGGAAGAG AGCGTTTCCCGTGAAGAGTCAGAGCTTCGTTTCCGTCAGTTGACCAGAGAGTACCAGGCTCTCCAGCGTGCCTACGCTCTTCTCCAAGAGCAGACGGGGGGCTCTCTGGATGCTGAGAGGGAAGCCAGG ACACGTGAGCAGCTGCATGCGGAGCTCAGCAGCTGCCAGGCCAAGATCGTCGACCTGGAGAAGGCCCTGTCGGAGAGGGGGCAG GATTCAAAGTGGGTGGAGGAGAAGCAGTACTTGCTCAGGACCAACCAGGAACTTCATGAGAAG atgagTGCGTTGCAGCAGGCTGAGTCGCGGCTGCAGGCTGAGGTTCAGGACGCTCGGGATCAGAATGAGCTGTTGGAATTCCGGGTGCTGGAACTGGAAGTAAGAGACTGTACCAACGTCAAACTGTCACCAGGAGGCGACAACAACAATCTCAGTTCAAGACACAAGACCTACATACAGTGA